GGTTCTGAAAACAAGTTCTGAAAATGTAGTCCTACACACACTGAAAGCAAGTTCTGAACATGTAGTCCTACACAGTCAAATTTCTTTTCCTTgttcacacatgcacacacgcaCGCTGGAAACAAGTTCTGAACATGAAGTCCTACACAGAGTCAAATCTCTATTCCTTGTTCTGCTATGCTGTTAGCGTGCTGTCTGACTTCATATTGTCTACAAATAAAGACTGAAGAAATTATGTTCTGGCAAACCAACATGCCATGAGTCAGGCAAACACTGTCTGAGTTCGTATTCTCTAGAAATAAAAACTATGAAGAAATTATGTTCCGGCAGACCAACATGCCATGAGTCAGGCAAATACTGTATGAGGTCGCATTCTCTACAAATAAAAGCTATGAGGAAATTTTTTTCCGGCAGACCAACATGTCATGTCATTATTTGCCtgatcacacacacacactgaaAACAAGTTCTGAAGATCTAGTCATTTGAGACACTCATTATTTGCCTCTCAGAGTTTATATTCTGAACAAATAAAAATTATGAACAAACTATGTTCCAGGCAGACCAACATGCCATGAGTCATTATTTGCCTGATCGCTCTCGACACATACACATGGGAAACAAGTTCTGAAGATCTAGTCATTTTAGACACACTCATCTCTTTTCCAGGTTCCACCATGCTGTCAGAGTACTGTCAGAGTTCATATTTTGTACAAATAAAATCTATGAACAAACTATGTTCTGACAGACCAACATCCCACGAGTCATTATTTGCCTGACCACACACATGCAAAGCACATCCAAGATAAGGCTGACCAATTAATCATTGGTCTAACTACAGCCTGGGGCCCGTGCTTTCATTAGATGTGAATGTGTAATTGGTAGAACCTAGAATTTTATTGCCATTTTTGGTACTGCTTCACACATCCGTGCGTGCCCATGCGCACATTTATATAAAAAGCACATCCAAGATAAGGCTGAATAATTAAGATTATGACTCATTTGTCCTCTAGTGTGGGACCTGTGCTTTCATTGGATGCCAATGTATAATTGGTAGCACTTAGAATCTAATTAGCATTTGCTCTCATTAAGGTACAGAATCACATTGCTCTCCTTTTTTTGGTACAGCTAGTGAAGTTGGACCAAGAGAGCTTTTCAGCAGCTATGGGACCTGGGGCTAAAGAGCTTTTGGCTGCCGGACTGGAAGGGTATGCGAACCAAGCACAGCGCTTGGAGGAGCTTCTTGGGAAGATATGGCCGCCCCCTAATGTGTAGTTTCTCTTTTATGGGAGCTCTGAGATATTAGTGGAAATAATAAAGTGACTTGGCCTGTCAAGATGGAACTCTTCTTGGCGCTGCTCAGCGTCCTAGTTGCCTTTCTTCTTCCGCTGTATTAAATTTTTGATTACACACCATGTGTTACCAGAGAACAATCACTCTGATGTAATTCACCACGGGATGTTGCACTACAATGCTTTATTTTACGAGTAACTCATTCTTGGCGTTGGGGCATTTTTAACCCATTCAGGATACAAAGATTATCTCAGGTGAAAGAGTGATTTCTGTTTGATTGAATTCAGATTTTAGACCCAGGCACAAGAAAGACATGAATTTAAAACGAAAAAATCATTTTATTTGCTGTTGTCCAAGACCAATTATTTGTCGTTGATTGAGCATAGATTCGATGAACATAATTGTTGCTGCTTCGTGGAATTGTGGTAGTTTGCGAGGTTTGAAAACTCTTGATTCAGACTTGACGTGACCGCTACTGATTGTTTTAGTGGGCAAGCCAACTCAGCAACTCTGATGAGCTATGCTTCTCCATGCGTATCGATGTGGCTAAATTGCTTAAATCTAGAAATATCATTTGATTAAAAGAAATGGAAGATTGACAAGTTTCAACTCAGATGGGTCATTCTAGACTTGGTATGTTCGGCTATGCTCGGTTAGAGCCATGTTTCTTGTCCAAAGTCAACCAAGTCGCATTATTTTTAACTAATGAGACTGAAAAGGGATGATTCAAATTAGTTGTGTCATGagtgagctcatcaaaatttcCAACCTTAATACTGTGACAACAAACTCCATAGCCTCTGTTTTCAGTTACCCACATGTGGGGACCGGCAGCATGATGCTTCTTCGTAGCCGGCTCGTTCATTCAGctaaattaaattgctagcAAATCAGTGATGGCTCCtgattattttaaaaacatTTTTTGTGGGAACTTTAGGTTCGACAAGATGGTGGAATAATTTATGCCCAAAACTTAGCCGGTCATTTGCCAACTATAGATAATAATCAAACATATTAGATCAAGATTTGGttaattaatttatatatatatattggccaCTTGACACCCATATAAGAGGtcggatattttttttttttgctggaatTAATTTCCTAAGGATGAAAAATGCCTTCCTTAGGATGAAAAATCGTTGGCCTGCTTCAATTGATGAGTATAGAGGTGGGCGAATTTTGGGTGGCTGAGCTTCCCTACagctcaaaagaaagagagagatagagagagagagagagagagagagagtatagaGGTGGATGAAAGAGTACAAAGCCCTAGCTCAATAATTGAGCTAAACACTGGCCATATTGAACAAGCCACACGCAAATGGAATAACAAGACCTCACAAGAAAGAAACTACTGGTTCTGGTGATGCCCAGTGGTACAATTATTGCCTAATATTCGAGACTTGGATTCTTCTAAACAAAATTATGCACGTCCCACTCTGATGTTAGTGGCCTGTTGAAGTCCAAACCTCTGGGTCAGGTATATGTGCTGTAGTAGGATCGAAATTCCAGCTACGCCAGATATAGATCTAGTGGAATTGGACCTGCCCTATGGGAGTTGAATGTGGCTAGATCTAACAATAAAATTGCTGAAAAATTCATGGCATTCGGATCCAATTCTAAGCTGGATTCGTTGTCCACGCCTCATGCCTTCCCCCCCCTCTCTCCATCCTGGCTCTTCTACGTGCTCTGTATATGCATTCAAATCCGTACGTAAGTTGTGGGGTTCGGAAGGAAATCAAGCTAACATGGAAGTATCATAGGGATCAGTTTCATTGCCCGAATCCTCCTCGTGGCTTCAATGTCAGAAAAAGATAGTACTTGACACGTGGCAAATGACAGGGGTTGGGTTATCCGCGTGGACGGTGGTGGCCATGGCAGTCGATCTCTCTTAGCCCCGTGCATCGGTGTCAAGATCTTATCTCCGTATCCACCAAAAGATATGGAAGCGATATCTCCACGTCATGCCAATAGGCCCGCTATCATTGTGTTAGGTTCTTGGGATCgacttgagagagagagatgccctGGAAACTGAAACTACATTTCTGCACTTGTGACCAATCAAGAAGGACTACAAGTCTACAACTGCAGAAATAACCCAGCCAGCGTGCAGTAGATGATccatgagaaagagagaggcttgtaaattaagaagaaaaatttaatatctgtttttttttaatttgagtgCCATTTGATAATTAATACAGATATAAGGTTGTTCTTATGTTTTCATCCAAAAATTAACCGATAAACTGTAATAAATGATCCAAAGTATAAGGTTGATCAAGATTTCGTCAATCATTTCAATGCCATACTTGATTTGCACTCAACTACTCTTTTCTGCAATCAATTTTACGGGTTGCTTCTTCTTGTTTAGCTGTAAGTTattatttcttcttttgttttctttctttatgaTGTTCTCatccttattataatttttaaatcttTAAATGCTTGCGATCTTTGATTTACCAATTTTGTATTTTCAGAAAGCAAGTTATTAAAGATTCAGGCGTGGTATCATTAGAATATTAGATGTAATTTATAAACGGACTAGGCTAGCTCCAATGACTTTGGGATTAACTctagcttttttttattttctatttcattGCCATTGCACAGGTGCAGACACGTAGACAGGATTTGATATATAAAAAGTAAGCGTTCTATTTATCCAGTCCATATATGTGGCCCGCTTTCGGATTAAGCTAGGATAAGGTCGGATTATCCTGAAATGTTGTTCAAATGAAGGCACGTCAGCCACATGAGAAATGCCGGGGAGCGTCGGCGGGTCCCACGAAAAAAAGCTTCTCGCCAATAAGTGACCCTAATTCGGTGTTTTTAGAACAGCTCATCTCTCAATTATAGCAAGAGCTCTCGTGTACGTTGTGCCAATCCTCCACTTGTCACAAGACCCATGAATTCCTATCATATGACTGAATAACGCCAGGGAGCATACGTGGACGTTGGCCGACCTGTCCCTCCCTGACTCTATGATTATTGGACAGCCCTCCGGCGGGCGACCAATCCAAATCCAATCCGTTGCAATTATCGCCATCTTTGAGACCTGCCGGGGCATCAGATGAcaaattaggatttttttttttcctttttatttgtaTCAAGTTCGCTTTAGGATGGTTccaacttcttcttcttttttttttctaataagtGTGCGTTTCTTAAcagattttttttatgaatatctATTTAAACATCGAATTTTATATGaatattctttcaaaattgatatatgCATTTTTATCCtcataaaacacttattttactattttatctattttttattcttaatTTTGCATACATACCCACGCCATCTAAcaccattaaaaaattaacagtttcaaattaaaataactaaaatatttttaatggatagatgtgtaaaaaaaaatatttatgaagtgATCGcaatgaagaataaaaaaataattttaatattttattttatttttaattaaaataatatgatttttattaacggtgtacatttatacaaaaatagtattttatatagatataaaaataaatataattttttttaaaaaatattaatataaatttaatttttagaagGTAATAatgcaaaatatatatatattttaaacaaCCGTAAGTTTCTGAATATTTTATACTCTCCTTCCCCTCTTATATGGCAcatgccttcttttttttctttttctttttttttgtggtacaTGCGACATGCCTATTGAAACGGCCCGAACAGCCAAGCTGGCGCCACGTGAAATTGGAACCGTCCCAAGCTCGCAGCATTTATGCAGaagaattattttaaattaatttgagcCAACGACTAAAGACAAAGTCTCAAGGCCGCTTTGCCATCCATGTGCCCTCTACAGTCTACTTCCAGCCTATAAAGCTAGCCGAGAACGTACACTTGAACCGGCTCCTTAATTGGTCCCCGTGCACCCGGAGAGGCAACCAACCAGTTCACGGCCCtcgtctttctctctctctctctgagagcTTAATTCTAGCGATCACGTCCCCCTTTGTTCTCCAATCTCCACCACTCCCAGTACTCATTCTCTCTGCACATAATATATATGTTCTCATACTGCTGCAACAACAATATTATAGTCTAAATTTACACCTGTTCCTTCTTCATCCTTCCATATCCATGGACGTCGCAGATCTCGAGTCCCCCATCTTCATCCCCTATTCCTACCCTCCGTTACCACAAGTGGAGGACTGCGATGACTCCACCATTCCCAACTCTTCTCATAAACCTCCGAGGGGGGCCTTAAGGCTGGTCTTGCTTGGCATCACAGCCATAACGCTGCTGGGCCTCGTCTCTCTCTTCTACCATGGCGGCGGACTGAGAGGGGAATTGGAGTTCGATCCGGCACGAGAGACACCCGTGGACCGGTGGACAGTGTCCCGGGGCACGGCCGAGGGCGTGTCGGAGAAGTCCAACGGGCCGATCCTCGGCGCTACCCCGGCCTACCCCTGGACCAACGTCATGCTCGCCTGGCAGCGCACAGCCTTCCACTTCCAGCCCCAGAAGAACTGGATGAATGGTTCCTTCCTTaactttcttctcccttctcgttcccttcttccttctttacttcaaaaataaataaataaataaacagaaTAGGAGATGTCCATACTAATtcttatcttttcttcttcgCTTTTCATCTCCCATCTCCGGGGAATCTCACTCGCGTTGGCTTCCGTGCGTCAGACCCTAATGGTAAGAAGATTTAATAAGAAAAAGATGAACTGTTTTCCACACCTTTTGGtgtactgtttttttttttttttttctttatgggATTTGTGTTCTGTTTTGGGGATGGAATCATGGGAATGAATTGTGACCGtcggattggatttgattgttaACTAATGGATCGCAGGGCCGATGCTTTACAAGGGGTGGTACCACCTCTTCTATCAGTACAACCCGGAGTCGGCCGTGTGGGGGAACATCACGTGGGGGCACGCCGTATCACGTGACCTCGTCCACTGGTTCTACCTTCCCCTCGCCATGGTTCCCGACCACTGGTACGACGCCGGCGGCGTCTGGACCGGCTCCGCCACCCTGCTGCCGGACGGCCGGATCGCCATGGTCTACACCGGTTCGACCGCCGATTCGGTCCAGGTCCAGAACCTCGCCTTCCCGGCCGACCAGGACGACCCGCTCCTTATAAGATGGAACAAGTACGAGTCCAACCCGGTTCTCGCCCCCCCGCCGTGGATCGGGCCGACCGACTTCCGCGATCCGACCACGGCCTGGTACGTGCCGACGGAGTCGGCCTGGCGGCTTGCCATCGGAGCCAAGGACGCGGACCACAAAGGGATCGCGCTGGTGTACCAGACCAAGGACTTTACATCTTACGAGCTGCTGCCGGGCTTGCTCCATGGGGTGAACGGGACAGGGATGTGGGAGTGCGTGGACTTCTACCCGGTGTCGACCGGGTCGGCGGTGGGGCTGGACACGTCGACCGGGCCGGGGCCGGCGGTGAAACACGTGCTGAAGGCGAGTCTAGACGTTAACAAGCGCGACTACTACGCGATCGGGACGTACGACGGCGACAAGGGGACTTGGACGCCGGACGAGCCGGAGATGGACGTGGGGATCGGGCTGAGGTACGACTACGGCAAGTTCTACGCGTCGAAGTCGTTCTACGACCCGGTGAAGGAGAGGCGAGTTCTGTGGGGTTGGACCGAGGAGACCGATAGCGAACGGACCGATCTCGTGAAGGGCTGGGCCTCCCTGCAGGTAAAAGTGAACGTCCCTTTTTCGTTAAGATTTTGTCCGTGTTTTACTTGGTGGATTCGCGAGGTGGCATGGGACACGGGTCgtatctttcgcgcgaaagaaggattcaccttccttcgccagaatccaccgttggatccCGCAACGGGGGATTCGAGATCTTTGCAGGTGGATTCATGGAGGAGTTCGGATGCTTTGAGATGTATGCTGGGCATGATCCGACGGTCATTCTTTCGCACGAAAGATACAATCCGAGCCCGGTAATATGTCAGCTTGAAAAGTCAAAATATCGTCAATCCGTCGTCCttgtttcttaaaaatattgagGCCCGtgttaataaagaaaatagGCGGATTAGACAGACGTAGGAAACTGAGACACTTCAATTTGCTACCTTGTGCATGCTACACCTGGCACGCTATGAATACTAATCCTATCTACCTAGTTGATGGATAATAATTTAGAAATGGACCTCTTTGGCCGCCTTTGAAAGTGAAATAAAAAGTTTAGGATAACTAAACTAAATAAATCATGTGGAAggagaaaaaatataaattattttattttttgtttgattAAACTATTTTTGGAATTAGTGGATCAATGATGTAGTTGGAGACAAAGTAAAAGATTTAAGTTGCATCATTTTTTTCCAATTTTGTCTTTTCTAGAAAAATTGTTCCATATGTTTAAGTGATCTGTTTGTCTAAAAGACATGAAACATGTGGGTGAAGAGATTtatatttctctttcttctacTTCGAAGGGCAGCATTAGTATTTGACACGTACACGGTAGATAAGTAGATTCTTACCTGATCGGCGTGTCCGGCCATATATGACTCTTTTTTAATTGGATAGAATGCCGTACAAGTAAGTAGATAAGTAGATTCTTACTTGATCGACTTGTCTTGTTTGAACAAGCAAtagataaaattatttaaaaataaatcaccaTACTCTTCCATGctgatcaattttctttttcttatttaatTACAATTTTATGGCAATTCCCACAGGCTTTGCATTAGGCTTAATTGTTATCGAATCGAAGGGTTTTGATTGCAGTAGCAAAATAACTAGTatagtatttatttatttttgaatcaATAAGTTTATAGGCTTTGTCCAATGTACCGTCGTGGGCGATTATGGAATCGGATAATTGTCAACTCATTAACTTCCAAACATAACTGGTAGATAGACGATGAGTTATCATCATATTCTTCCTAGTGAAGTGATACTCATCATTTTTGCACACTTGATCCCCAGTAATTAGTAACTATAACTTTACCCCGTCAAACTGGCCGGGACTGCAGTTGTCGCCCGAAATCCATGATTCCCCATGAATTATCCCTTAACTCTATCTAGTTTGACACCACAGGCCATTCCAAGGACGATCCTATATGATGACAAGACGAAGAGCAACCTAATACAGTGGCCAGTTGACGAGGTGGAGAGCCTAAGATTGAACAGCCAAGAATTCAGCAACATCAAACTTAGCACAGGATCGGTGGTGCCATTGAACGTCACCGAAGCCACGCAGGTAGTAAATCTTCATGCGCTCTTGTGCTAATATCTCCTCGTGTCACTCCTGATCACGGGTAGGCAATCTGCATCGCAGGTGGACATCGAGGCCGAGTTCGAGATAGACTCATCGGCCTTGGAACGGGCTGTCGAGGCCGACGTCGGGTACAACTGCAGCACCGGCGGCGGTGCTGCCGGGCGTGGTGCATTGGGACCCTTCGGATTGCTTGTGTTGGCTGATCCGGACCTGAAGGAGCAGACCGCAGCGTATTTTTACCTCGGCAGGAGAACCGATGGCAGCCTAAGGACATTCTTCTGTCAGGATGAGCTGAGGCATAGTTCCTGCTTGCTCTTTTTGTTGCTCCttgatatatatacatatatacactaaTGGGATCTGACTGTTGGTAATTTGCTAAAACGTTCGCAGGTCATCGTTGGCAAATGACCTTGTGAGGAGGGTTTACGGCAGTGCGGTTCCCGTGCTCGATGGTGAAAGCTTGACAGTGAGGATTCTGGTAAGCTGGATTCTTTGGATAATGAATCTGTGGTAGTAATTGGTTTATCTTTAAATTTTCTCCCATGGTTGAAATGGAGAGCTGTTGCTCGGCATTTTATCAATTAGCTTGGATGGTATCACCGGCAGGGATTCAATTCACAGTATGCCACGGTTTCACGAGCATTAGGCTAGGTCTGCTCTAGGATTAGAGTTTTGGCCGAGATGAAGGGGTGCAGCTGTGAAAGGGTAGGCTGTGGAGTTAGGAACCCCCTAATCAttctccaaaaaataaaaataatagaagTAAACATGGATCTAGACATCAGCATTGTGTCCATCAACTGTTCAAATTTATGTCTTTCTGGCACTTTTGGTTGTCTATGCTTAATAGAACGTGATGTGTCAAAATCAGGACACGTAGCATAATATTTTTAAACCTACAACCTTTTTCTCATCCCCGTGGGTTAGGACAGTGGGCCATCTTCTCACCTACTAGGGTTTATGAAGTTGATATCAATCAGTTACAATCAAATCCTTCATAAAATTATTGAggctaaaaaaaaaagtcttgcCACAAATCCTAATAACATGTGTCATGCATGACACATCATGCTATCTTGTTTAATGGCTGTCCaggtaataatttattaaatgctGCATATTACTGTATGGTGCAAATCACTACCATTTGTCGATCGGCAGGAAAGATATTTCTAGCATTTCCTAAACTATAACACGGTGGAAGGTAAAGTCTGGTTTAGGAACTCCATTCATCTTTGGTACAAAACATAAGGGGGTCCACTATTCTTGTATCTAGTTAGAAGCTAGCATCTCACTGCCCGCTGGTAAACAGCTAATTAATGCTTGAAGATAGGATGAGTTCTCACACCATTTCAATTCATCATAGGTGGATCACTCCATAGTAGAGAGCTTTGCTCAAGGTGGGAGGACAAGCATCACATCACGCGTCTACCCAACGAAAGCAGTTTATGATGCGGCGAGAGTATTTCTTTTCAACAACGCGACCGACGCTTCCATGATCGCCAGATCACTcaagatatggcagatggactCTGCATTCCTTCATCCGTACTCAGCCCAGACTGAAGAGCTCGCGATTTaatctccttcagccttcaacaGCTTCAGTTCTCCAGCGAGCTACCAAATAATCCATGTTCCATGCATGTCATCTCGTTATCTGCATCCGCTAATGCCATTTGTCGAGATATTCATAATAGAGTTGTATATGGTCCCATTGGAAAAGCctgtagagttttttttttttccttccttcacTTTGGCAGTATTTGTAAGCCTATTATATATCATATTTGTCCTCAGTCCTCTCACCTTATGGGTCAGAGTCTGGTGGCAATTTCCTTTACATATGTTCCGCTTTGGTCTTGGTGGATTGCTCAAGcgtgcagtttgattaaaaaaCATTTATTTCGCATTCTATAATTACACATGCCTTCAACTGATGTTTTAAGTGGGTGAGTGAGAGAGATTTGATAGAGCTTCCTCCTCTAGAGAGGACTATAAGCGAGGGTTCTAACATAAatatttgatattaattcctttTCTAGGGTTCTTGGTGCCCTAATTAAATGTCAATGAGACTAGCATTCATGATGGTGATGCATTATTCTAGTATCTAGCTTGAGTGAATCTTGTTAACACGTTTTCTTTTCCGTACAATAATACAAAGTGGGCACTTTgctgaaattaattatttctatATATTCGTGCTGTCGTGTGAGCTGAGTCATGCCATGTTGGTCATACGTATCTAAGGAAATAGatgttttaagttttatatCATTAGTGGTGTACCCTAATTGCTTACAGTCCATTCTTGCTTCGTCAAAGTGAATAGGAATGTTTGTCCTCGCCCAAAAGACTAATGTTTAGGACCACATCACGTGTCACATGTGCTGATGGCTGCAGACCCAAAATAATGGAGGCCAAACCTGACGTGCACGACCCGTGTTCCtaagggggcgtttggtaaccccaacaggatcCTCACGGTGATTCAAGATCCCCGGTGATTCGAATGCTGGGATGATTTGATCtccggtgatctaagatcaatgtgCTTGGTAGGTCATggtccagtgattaaaaatttctggatatccatgagtaacttgtttggtatggtgCGGAAATTCAAGATCACTGGCTACATAATACCGTAAATACccttgatatatcttagatgaattttttatgtatttttaattctcatgaattaaaaatataagtcaatatactaatttctataatagctccataattttatcacatattctacttttagtagcccttatcatatatttattaatcatataaaatatattataataaaatattaatatatttatgaatatattctataaaaatatatttattactcctataaattattaatcttataaaatatgttatttttcattatagaattaatatttttatttatacttataatagattttttaatactaatatttattttgattagaaaaataaggtaaataggagtaatatagtaatatattaaatattttcattatataaatataaaatataacaatatatttctactagaatttaaaattattcttcaataataataggataataatatgattagtaatatattataatataatacatatcattaatataatatataatatcaataatatatatatatatatatatatatatatatatatatatatatatatatatatatatatatatatatataacattgatataatatattgatggtatattgatatatccatttttttgctaacttgaggggtatttttgtctttaactttcaaTCCAGGATCACTGCCCtggggtgatcttggatttccgacctcaaggacgggtatcccatcaccgagttgggggatgatttgaggagtggaggtgatttaagatcaccgccacgtaggatcaccgtggtgcaaccaaacacggtgatctcatcacctccacccaCATCACTCTTGATCCTAGGacgatcaccccataccaaacgcTCCCTAAGTTTCTAATTCCGAACCTGCTTGATAGCCAAGGAACGCCGATAATTTTGCCTCTCTCAAGCTTCTATTCCCAAATTGACATTGATGCTATTGCACGTAATTGCTGCCTGAGCTAGCGAAAGATTAAAATCTACCCAAGAATTCGCATGATTGGCTGAAACTGATACAAATGGATGAGGCGTCCACGAGTCTTGGGGTAGTGCTTCATGTTTTTCAGATGCTTTTACAAAGAGAAGC
Above is a genomic segment from Phoenix dactylifera cultivar Barhee BC4 chromosome 2, palm_55x_up_171113_PBpolish2nd_filt_p, whole genome shotgun sequence containing:
- the LOC103705165 gene encoding beta-fructofuranosidase 1, which produces MDVADLESPIFIPYSYPPLPQVEDCDDSTIPNSSHKPPRGALRLVLLGITAITLLGLVSLFYHGGGLRGELEFDPARETPVDRWTVSRGTAEGVSEKSNGPILGATPAYPWTNVMLAWQRTAFHFQPQKNWMNDPNGPMLYKGWYHLFYQYNPESAVWGNITWGHAVSRDLVHWFYLPLAMVPDHWYDAGGVWTGSATLLPDGRIAMVYTGSTADSVQVQNLAFPADQDDPLLIRWNKYESNPVLAPPPWIGPTDFRDPTTAWYVPTESAWRLAIGAKDADHKGIALVYQTKDFTSYELLPGLLHGVNGTGMWECVDFYPVSTGSAVGLDTSTGPGPAVKHVLKASLDVNKRDYYAIGTYDGDKGTWTPDEPEMDVGIGLRYDYGKFYASKSFYDPVKERRVLWGWTEETDSERTDLVKGWASLQAIPRTILYDDKTKSNLIQWPVDEVESLRLNSQEFSNIKLSTGSVVPLNVTEATQVDIEAEFEIDSSALERAVEADVGYNCSTGGGAAGRGALGPFGLLVLADPDLKEQTAAYFYLGRRTDGSLRTFFCQDELRSSLANDLVRRVYGSAVPVLDGESLTVRILVDHSIVESFAQGGRTSITSRVYPTKAVYDAARVFLFNNATDASMIARSLKIWQMDSAFLHPYSAQTEELAI